A single genomic interval of Chitinophaga sp. 180180018-3 harbors:
- a CDS encoding PKD domain-containing protein, translating to MKKLLYLTSGLLLLYCQLTGQTLLPYILNGAATQRTCNCYVLTPDQLNTSGTVWNKNKINLDQSFNYVFDVNLGSKHKDGADGIGFILQTQGTNLGASGGGLGFKGISPSLGVLIDTHQNREYNDPAYDHLAIQINGDLDHNSPNNVAGPVTALKDNDIITDGQWHLLRISWDANRKHMEVYMDKALRLSLDKDIVKDIFNGNPEVFWGFAGSTGALSNLQQFCAALRPAFGFNDGQVFCDGVPVQFQDNSSSFGTITRWWWDLGDGTTTSVPQPPAHTYPGAGHYTVRLVIEDNSGCRSDTLNAPFTVGSIPVADFGPNPFCLGTHTQMSDKSTVQVGTLQQWKWDWDDGSSSNQQNPAPPFKTTGTRKVKLSVITQEGCSNATGKNILVANTPQVSATSTDVCLGNTTDFNASNLTPGTPIAGWYWNLGNNSTAEGQQVSYKYADTGYYRAQLYAVSTEGCQSAIAAAPARVTAVYARPGSDTIVATGQPLQLRAQWTDPRISYQWSPATGLNDPYIADPVAVLQKDQQYRLTLTSPEGCTDQASVNVKVYKGPEFYVPNAFTPNGDGRNDLFRVIAAGVPTLDFFCIWDRWGQEVYRSNTLPGGWDGRWQGQPAPTGTYVWMVQGVDYTGRRFSRKGTVTLIR from the coding sequence ATGAAAAAGCTGCTATACCTGACCTCCGGCCTGTTGCTGCTGTATTGCCAACTGACAGGCCAGACACTTCTTCCGTATATACTCAATGGCGCCGCAACCCAGCGCACGTGCAACTGCTATGTACTAACACCGGACCAGCTCAATACCAGCGGAACTGTCTGGAACAAGAATAAAATAAATCTGGATCAATCGTTCAACTATGTGTTTGATGTTAACCTCGGCAGTAAACATAAGGATGGCGCAGATGGCATTGGTTTCATCCTGCAAACACAAGGCACCAACCTGGGTGCTTCCGGCGGTGGACTTGGCTTCAAGGGCATTTCTCCCTCACTGGGGGTGCTGATTGACACTCATCAGAACCGTGAATACAATGACCCCGCCTATGATCACCTGGCCATACAAATAAACGGAGACCTGGATCACAACAGCCCGAATAATGTGGCCGGCCCGGTGACAGCGCTTAAGGACAATGATATCATTACAGATGGGCAATGGCATCTGCTCCGGATCAGCTGGGATGCCAACAGGAAGCATATGGAAGTGTACATGGATAAGGCGCTGCGATTATCGCTCGATAAAGATATTGTCAAAGATATCTTCAATGGTAACCCGGAAGTATTCTGGGGTTTTGCCGGATCCACCGGGGCTTTATCCAATCTGCAGCAGTTCTGTGCAGCCTTGCGCCCGGCCTTCGGCTTTAACGACGGGCAGGTATTCTGTGATGGTGTGCCTGTACAATTTCAGGATAATTCAAGTTCTTTCGGCACCATTACCCGCTGGTGGTGGGATCTGGGCGATGGCACCACCACCAGCGTTCCTCAGCCCCCTGCACATACTTACCCCGGCGCCGGCCATTATACCGTGCGGCTGGTCATAGAAGACAACAGTGGTTGCCGCTCCGATACACTCAATGCCCCCTTCACCGTAGGCTCCATACCTGTAGCGGACTTCGGGCCCAATCCGTTTTGCCTGGGTACCCATACGCAGATGAGCGATAAATCTACCGTTCAGGTAGGCACGCTGCAACAGTGGAAATGGGACTGGGATGATGGCAGCAGTAGTAATCAGCAGAATCCAGCTCCTCCTTTTAAAACTACCGGTACCAGAAAAGTAAAGCTTAGTGTAATCACGCAGGAAGGTTGCAGCAACGCAACCGGGAAAAATATACTGGTAGCCAATACGCCGCAGGTAAGCGCAACCAGTACGGATGTATGCCTGGGCAATACCACCGACTTCAACGCATCCAATCTTACGCCGGGCACGCCCATTGCCGGCTGGTACTGGAACCTGGGCAACAACAGTACCGCGGAAGGCCAGCAGGTGAGTTATAAATACGCAGATACCGGCTACTACCGGGCACAGCTATACGCAGTTAGTACAGAAGGATGTCAATCTGCCATAGCAGCAGCACCAGCCAGGGTAACAGCAGTGTACGCACGCCCGGGCAGCGATACTATCGTAGCGACGGGGCAACCCCTGCAACTACGTGCCCAATGGACCGATCCACGGATTAGCTACCAGTGGTCGCCGGCCACAGGGCTGAACGATCCATACATCGCTGATCCTGTAGCCGTACTGCAAAAAGATCAGCAGTACCGGCTTACGCTTACGTCGCCGGAAGGTTGTACCGATCAGGCATCTGTTAATGTTAAAGTTTATAAGGGACCGGAATTCTATGTTCCGAATGCATTTACGCCGAACGGCGATGGGCGCAACGATTTGTTCCGCGTCATAGCAGCCGGTGTGCCCACGCTTGATTTCTTCTGCATTTGGGACAGATGGGGACAGGAAGTTTACCGCAGCAATACCCTGCCTGGCGGCTGGGATGGCCGCTGGCAGGGGCAACCAGCTCCCACAGGCACCTATGTATGGATGGTGCAGGGAGTTGATTATACCGGCCGCCGTTTCAGCAGAAAGGGCACGGTAACGCTTATACGATAA
- a CDS encoding DUF1801 domain-containing protein: MLREIDAWFESQQEPAKSCLLALRDHLRNYDPHITEAWKYKMPFFCYNGKMCCYLWIHKQLHLPYIGIVEGKHISHPQLQQEKRARMKILLIDPAEDIPMDIVNDVLDKMLYFYASKKQ, encoded by the coding sequence ATGTTGCGCGAAATTGATGCCTGGTTTGAATCACAGCAGGAGCCTGCCAAAAGTTGCCTGCTGGCACTAAGAGATCACCTGAGAAATTATGATCCTCATATCACCGAAGCATGGAAATATAAAATGCCTTTTTTCTGTTACAACGGGAAAATGTGTTGCTATCTGTGGATACATAAACAATTACATCTCCCTTACATCGGAATAGTGGAAGGCAAACATATTTCCCATCCGCAGTTGCAGCAGGAAAAGCGGGCACGGATGAAGATACTGCTCATAGATCCTGCTGAAGACATTCCAATGGATATCGTAAACGACGTACTGGATAAAATGCTGTATTTCTATGCGTCAAAAAAACAATAA
- a CDS encoding GlsB/YeaQ/YmgE family stress response membrane protein, whose amino-acid sequence MSWLWSIIIGGIAGWLAGKVMRGEGFGVIVDIIVGIVGGWLGGWIFGLLGLHAGGKIGALVVAFIGAVLLIWIIRLVKRG is encoded by the coding sequence ATGTCATGGTTATGGTCCATAATTATTGGCGGCATCGCCGGTTGGCTTGCCGGTAAAGTAATGCGTGGTGAAGGATTTGGTGTGATTGTCGATATTATCGTAGGTATCGTCGGCGGATGGCTCGGCGGATGGATCTTCGGACTGCTGGGCTTACATGCTGGCGGCAAAATTGGTGCATTGGTTGTTGCTTTTATTGGAGCAGTTTTGTTAATCTGGATTATCCGTCTGGTTAAGCGGGGGTAA
- a CDS encoding DUF4132 domain-containing protein — protein sequence MNADQFLASREMPAHYEKMITELDAVQNGKAQHPLLTATTAELGLLLMCDREAAKENVYYGFRRMVTYQSTRYNRIKELMPAAGWEDPTAGNLLVYIYGEEMAPAAKLAWNRIPHEMYQRGSYRRSFTAPNDPEIYFTNQVNFIVLTCLSSFKISYVGGYTISAYQLNLEEQIRYDQALQAEVMYKIWAAAIDLSNTAVFQLTEDIVYNKESIGKVTRGIIKSLLASHSEKAWKLVEQLLLAAQRQEGLRQTILEALDECSLGALKYIIRVLIDHKMSRFSSVVRALDTWTGLNWEAEKESAVNQFLEKAHSYLTSPGLIPDAMKSPNNIDVYMALWAQGVFDIAETRPLLVELLRTGNADKRCLALMFAAETRYYNVDMPLFYEALDDKDEAVLGTALLGIKNLMHGQGAHYDKYFPELFDRLQKAAQRAPEKQKTFSGTIFSGRTTWIHRSDALAAMLPLVLEKQERLDVIMTWYDTMELSLKEQLARLVFPDHGVYHWEKKKDATAPLTPFQRKFAFRLLKDRGEYLINIAFNALDDEPFDVAEMEPFVELLKRKGASARSKAIALILRQRGELLQSATSMLLQGDGEQRVAGLDIAVQLKKQGRLAEDIRQWRTVFRERKSIAPREEVLLQQLSEEEGTLAFDETNGYGLFDPALTLPAALPAIKEDDEYGRRIRLHSYGFSRPVADMKAALAALAELMQQHGDHEYEVEYYDGSRSKILLGNAFNRNKPYNYTFETPEAEYASYPLPEVWDNWYQAQQLTPADLFILNTLMGDAFELPKKWKDFTDNFYPSYEQLAPQTIVKKYGHRTASPITAILIALSLIHPFPEKNEFLIGATTRLFASLPEEVLQKNYEATGWPYYQGGWQSIPLFNKMINAIDIPALTNAMVTPAWQLFHWMQFTGRPEFQATHRPPLAIFCKAFEAGVISESELYRGLISVDNIRMLSQAPNTRWRQWFDYFKHFPFLKEMYTRVREHFLDIELKRGDSATPVTKFVQVLDRIYGIDRLSELLSGLGKTSLHRGYVYTYGDKELSRQIVFSMLLKRCLLTPTDTQEAFDAAMKRIKAGETQLIEAAVYAPQWQRFVSNYLNWKGLDSAIWWMHAHTKASGGSEQNAEAESEIARYSAVDLADFKAGAVDKEWFLKAYKEIGKARWQIVYDAAKYISDGNEHRRARLYADVITGELKIKEITQKIKEKRDQDYLRMYGLVPLSKTRQEKDLLERYNYLQQFKKESRQFGAQRQSSEALAMRIAMENLARNAGYADPLRLTWAMETRQVQQILSKETQVQYDDVTIGLIIDETGMADLVAFKGDKELKSIPPKYKKDKKVEELTAFRKILREQFSRSRKSLEDAMVRGDGFLYAELQELFGHPVISRHLEKLVFVAGDKHGCYHNGALVSATGQQFELTEADHIRIAHCTDFYQLKVWSDYQRYAFDKQLQQPFKQIFRELYVPLADELAEKTISRRYAGHQVQPSQTVALLKNRHWKVDYEEGLQKVFHKEGFAAKIYALANWFSPGEVESPTLETLEFLDLKTGMAVPFEKISPLIFSEVMRDIDLVVSVAHVGGVDPEASHSSIEMRSVLLTETLRLFKLNNVTVSGSHARIKGQHGEYSVHLGSAIVHQLPGKYLSILPVHSQHRGRIFLPFLDDDPKSAELISKVLLLARDQEIQDPTILSQLSMN from the coding sequence ATGAACGCAGATCAATTCCTGGCAAGCAGGGAAATGCCGGCTCATTATGAGAAAATGATCACGGAACTGGATGCCGTGCAAAACGGAAAAGCCCAACATCCATTACTGACCGCTACCACCGCTGAACTGGGCTTGTTGCTGATGTGCGACAGAGAGGCAGCCAAAGAAAATGTATATTATGGTTTCCGCCGGATGGTTACCTATCAGTCCACCCGGTATAACAGGATCAAAGAGCTGATGCCCGCAGCTGGCTGGGAGGACCCCACTGCCGGGAATCTGCTGGTATACATCTACGGTGAAGAAATGGCGCCGGCTGCAAAGCTGGCCTGGAACAGGATCCCTCATGAAATGTACCAGCGGGGTTCATACCGCCGTTCCTTTACAGCGCCGAATGATCCGGAAATATATTTCACCAACCAGGTGAATTTTATTGTGCTCACCTGCCTGTCATCCTTTAAAATCAGCTATGTTGGCGGGTATACCATCAGCGCTTATCAACTGAACCTGGAAGAGCAGATCAGATACGATCAGGCGTTGCAGGCAGAAGTGATGTACAAGATCTGGGCCGCTGCAATAGACTTGAGTAATACCGCCGTGTTTCAGCTGACAGAAGACATAGTTTATAACAAAGAGAGCATTGGCAAAGTAACGCGCGGGATCATTAAATCACTGCTGGCAAGCCATTCAGAGAAAGCATGGAAACTGGTGGAACAACTGCTACTGGCGGCCCAGCGCCAGGAAGGATTACGGCAAACCATCCTCGAAGCATTGGATGAATGCAGTCTTGGTGCCCTTAAATATATCATCAGGGTGCTGATCGATCATAAAATGTCGCGCTTTTCTTCCGTAGTACGCGCGCTGGATACCTGGACAGGACTGAACTGGGAAGCGGAGAAAGAAAGTGCCGTCAACCAGTTCCTGGAAAAAGCGCATAGCTATCTCACGTCTCCCGGGCTGATCCCCGACGCCATGAAGAGCCCGAACAATATAGACGTATACATGGCGCTCTGGGCGCAGGGCGTATTTGATATTGCTGAAACCAGGCCATTGCTGGTGGAGCTGCTGCGAACAGGGAACGCGGATAAACGTTGCCTGGCGCTGATGTTCGCCGCAGAAACGAGGTACTACAATGTGGATATGCCGCTGTTTTACGAGGCCCTGGACGATAAAGATGAAGCGGTGCTGGGAACGGCATTGCTGGGCATCAAAAACCTGATGCATGGCCAGGGAGCACACTATGATAAGTATTTCCCCGAACTGTTCGACCGCCTGCAAAAGGCCGCACAACGCGCACCGGAGAAACAGAAAACATTTTCCGGTACCATCTTTTCCGGCCGCACGACCTGGATTCACAGGAGTGATGCGCTGGCGGCCATGCTGCCATTGGTGCTGGAAAAGCAGGAAAGGCTGGATGTGATCATGACCTGGTACGATACCATGGAGCTGTCGCTGAAAGAACAACTGGCCCGTTTGGTATTCCCTGATCATGGCGTATACCATTGGGAGAAGAAGAAGGATGCGACAGCGCCATTGACGCCGTTCCAGCGGAAGTTTGCTTTCCGGCTGCTGAAAGACAGAGGTGAATACCTGATCAACATAGCGTTCAATGCACTGGATGATGAACCGTTCGATGTGGCTGAAATGGAACCCTTTGTTGAATTGCTGAAACGCAAAGGCGCTTCCGCAAGAAGCAAGGCCATTGCATTGATATTACGCCAGCGCGGTGAACTGCTGCAATCCGCCACCAGTATGCTGCTGCAGGGAGATGGAGAACAGCGCGTGGCCGGATTGGACATTGCTGTGCAATTGAAAAAACAAGGTCGCCTCGCAGAAGATATCAGGCAATGGCGGACCGTTTTCCGGGAGCGTAAAAGCATCGCACCACGGGAAGAAGTGTTGTTACAACAATTAAGCGAAGAAGAAGGTACACTTGCCTTTGATGAAACCAATGGCTATGGATTGTTTGATCCTGCGCTGACATTACCTGCTGCATTGCCTGCCATAAAGGAAGACGACGAATATGGCCGGAGAATCCGCCTGCATTCCTATGGCTTTTCGAGGCCGGTAGCAGATATGAAAGCAGCTTTGGCAGCGCTGGCAGAACTGATGCAGCAGCATGGCGATCATGAATATGAAGTAGAATACTACGATGGCAGCCGTTCAAAGATATTGCTCGGCAATGCATTTAACCGGAACAAACCTTACAATTATACATTTGAAACACCGGAGGCGGAGTACGCGTCTTATCCTTTACCGGAAGTCTGGGATAACTGGTATCAGGCGCAGCAACTGACTCCTGCGGATCTGTTTATCCTGAATACATTGATGGGCGACGCTTTCGAGCTGCCCAAGAAATGGAAGGACTTTACTGATAATTTTTATCCTTCTTATGAACAGCTGGCGCCGCAAACGATCGTAAAAAAATATGGTCACCGTACCGCCAGCCCGATAACAGCAATTTTAATAGCACTTAGCCTGATACATCCATTCCCGGAAAAGAATGAATTCCTGATAGGCGCTACCACCAGGCTTTTTGCGTCACTGCCGGAAGAAGTGCTGCAGAAAAATTATGAAGCTACCGGCTGGCCGTATTACCAGGGCGGATGGCAATCGATACCGTTGTTTAACAAGATGATCAACGCGATAGATATTCCTGCGTTGACTAACGCGATGGTAACCCCCGCCTGGCAACTGTTCCATTGGATGCAGTTTACAGGCCGGCCTGAATTTCAGGCCACACACCGGCCTCCGCTGGCGATCTTCTGCAAGGCTTTTGAAGCAGGTGTTATCAGCGAAAGCGAATTGTATCGCGGACTGATCAGCGTGGATAACATCCGGATGTTGTCGCAGGCGCCCAACACCCGCTGGCGCCAATGGTTCGATTATTTTAAACATTTCCCTTTCCTGAAGGAGATGTACACCAGGGTCCGGGAACACTTCCTGGATATAGAACTGAAACGCGGCGACTCAGCTACACCAGTGACAAAATTTGTGCAGGTGCTGGATCGCATTTACGGCATCGACCGGCTGTCGGAATTACTTTCCGGTCTTGGGAAAACGTCGCTTCACAGAGGGTATGTATATACTTACGGAGATAAAGAACTGAGCCGGCAAATAGTATTCAGCATGCTATTGAAACGCTGTTTGCTAACGCCAACGGATACACAGGAAGCGTTTGATGCTGCCATGAAACGGATTAAAGCAGGAGAAACGCAGTTGATAGAAGCGGCGGTGTATGCGCCCCAGTGGCAGCGTTTTGTCAGCAATTACCTGAACTGGAAAGGATTGGATTCCGCCATCTGGTGGATGCACGCGCATACCAAAGCCTCCGGAGGATCAGAGCAGAATGCGGAAGCAGAAAGCGAGATCGCACGTTACTCTGCGGTAGACCTGGCGGATTTTAAAGCTGGTGCTGTGGATAAAGAATGGTTTCTGAAAGCCTATAAGGAGATAGGAAAAGCACGCTGGCAGATTGTTTACGACGCTGCCAAATATATCAGCGATGGCAATGAACACCGCCGTGCACGTTTATACGCCGACGTTATTACCGGGGAACTGAAGATTAAGGAAATTACACAAAAGATCAAAGAAAAGCGTGATCAGGATTACCTGAGAATGTATGGTCTGGTGCCATTGAGCAAAACCCGGCAGGAGAAAGATCTGCTGGAGCGCTACAATTACCTGCAGCAGTTTAAGAAGGAAAGCCGTCAGTTCGGCGCGCAGCGCCAGAGCAGCGAGGCGCTGGCTATGCGTATTGCCATGGAGAACCTGGCCCGCAACGCCGGTTATGCTGATCCGCTGCGTCTGACATGGGCCATGGAAACCAGGCAGGTACAGCAGATCCTGTCGAAGGAAACACAGGTGCAATACGATGATGTAACCATTGGGCTCATCATCGATGAAACCGGGATGGCCGATCTGGTGGCGTTTAAAGGCGACAAAGAACTGAAATCCATTCCGCCCAAATACAAGAAGGATAAGAAAGTAGAGGAGCTGACGGCATTCAGGAAGATACTGCGCGAACAGTTCAGCCGGTCGCGGAAATCGCTGGAAGATGCAATGGTCAGGGGAGATGGTTTTCTCTACGCCGAATTACAGGAGCTGTTCGGGCATCCGGTCATATCGCGGCATCTGGAAAAACTCGTGTTTGTAGCCGGCGATAAGCATGGTTGCTATCATAACGGCGCGCTGGTATCAGCCACCGGACAGCAGTTTGAGCTGACCGAAGCGGATCATATACGGATCGCACATTGCACGGATTTTTACCAGCTGAAGGTCTGGAGCGATTATCAGCGCTATGCGTTCGACAAACAGCTGCAGCAGCCGTTTAAGCAGATATTCCGCGAATTATATGTACCACTGGCCGATGAATTGGCAGAGAAAACGATCTCGCGCCGCTATGCCGGCCACCAGGTGCAGCCCAGCCAAACCGTAGCCCTGCTGAAGAACAGGCACTGGAAGGTGGATTATGAAGAAGGCCTGCAGAAGGTCTTTCATAAAGAAGGTTTTGCAGCCAAGATATACGCCCTGGCAAACTGGTTCTCTCCGGGAGAAGTGGAAAGCCCTACGTTGGAAACACTGGAATTCCTCGATCTGAAAACAGGTATGGCAGTACCTTTTGAAAAGATATCACCGCTGATATTCAGTGAAGTGATGCGCGATATCGACCTGGTGGTAAGCGTGGCACATGTGGGCGGTGTAGATCCGGAAGCCAGCCATTCGTCCATCGAAATGCGCAGTGTATTGCTGACCGAAACGCTCAGGCTGTTTAAGCTGAATAATGTGACTGTCAGCGGCAGCCACGCCCGTATCAAAGGACAGCATGGCGAATATAGCGTACACCTGGGAAGCGCCATCGTACACCAGCTGCCCGGGAAGTATCTTTCCATATTGCCGGTACATTCCCAGCATCGTGGCCGGATATTCCTGCCTTTCCTGGACGATGATCCAAAATCAGCAGAACTGATATCTAAAGTACTGCTGCTGGCCAGAGACCAGGAAATCCAGGACCCTACGATTTTATCGCAGCTGAGTATGAACTGA
- a CDS encoding LLM class flavin-dependent oxidoreductase codes for MSKQESKLPVSVLDLAPVLEEQTPADSFKNSMRLAQHVEKLGYKRFWMAEHHNMISVASSATVVLLGYIAGGTNTIRVGSGGIMLPNHAPLIVAEQFGTLESLYPGRIDLGLGRAPGTDQVTARALRRDHLGAANNFPEQIQELQHYLSFDNHTGAVRAIPGEGLDIPIWILGSSTDSAYLAAAMGLPYAFASHFAPAHLHAALKIYRQHFRPSEFLQAPYTMACVNVVAADTDAVANRLATSFYQLFLNIIRGKLRKMGPPVDSMEGIWNEYEEAQARHMMTYSFIGSPATVQAGLQRFADDTQVDELMATAHIYDQDCRLYSYELLKGVADQLT; via the coding sequence ATGAGTAAGCAAGAATCAAAGCTACCCGTGTCGGTATTAGACCTGGCGCCGGTATTGGAAGAACAGACACCCGCAGATTCATTTAAGAACAGTATGAGGCTGGCGCAACATGTTGAGAAACTGGGCTACAAACGCTTCTGGATGGCGGAACACCATAATATGATCAGCGTGGCCAGCTCTGCCACGGTAGTTTTACTGGGATATATAGCCGGAGGTACCAACACCATCAGGGTAGGTTCCGGTGGTATTATGTTGCCCAACCATGCGCCGCTGATAGTGGCGGAGCAATTTGGTACGCTGGAATCGTTGTATCCCGGCAGAATAGACCTGGGACTGGGAAGAGCGCCCGGCACCGATCAGGTTACTGCAAGGGCATTACGACGCGACCACCTCGGCGCTGCCAACAATTTCCCCGAACAAATACAGGAACTGCAGCATTACCTGTCTTTCGATAATCATACAGGCGCTGTAAGGGCTATTCCGGGTGAAGGGCTTGATATTCCCATCTGGATATTAGGTTCCAGCACCGACAGCGCTTATCTGGCGGCTGCTATGGGCCTGCCTTATGCTTTTGCCAGTCATTTTGCACCGGCACACCTGCATGCTGCCCTGAAAATCTACCGGCAACATTTCAGACCCTCCGAATTTCTGCAGGCGCCTTATACCATGGCCTGTGTGAACGTGGTTGCTGCTGATACCGATGCTGTTGCCAACAGACTGGCTACTTCCTTCTATCAGCTATTCCTCAATATTATTCGTGGAAAGCTGCGTAAAATGGGACCGCCGGTTGATAGTATGGAGGGGATATGGAACGAATATGAAGAAGCACAGGCCCGTCATATGATGACTTACTCTTTCATAGGCAGCCCTGCTACCGTGCAGGCGGGACTACAGCGCTTTGCAGACGATACGCAGGTTGATGAGCTGATGGCTACGGCACATATCTACGATCAGGATTGCCGCCTGTATTCTTATGAACTCCTCAAAGGTGTGGCCGATCAGCTGACATAA
- a CDS encoding M20 family metallopeptidase, with the protein MLKERIRQLASGIAGEATANRRHLHSHPELSYREYQTAAFVEEKLQALGIPFERMADTGIVALLQGGAGSSDRIVALRADIDALPIQELNEVPYRSQNNGVMHACGHDVHTASLLGVAGILSRMKNEFSGTVKFIFQPAEEVIPGGASLMIKAGVLENPRPQQILGQHVMPELPAGKVGFRSGCYMASNDEIYITVKGKGGHGAMPNLGIDPVVIACHMVIALQQIVSRRANPLSPSVLSFGKMIASGASNVIPDEVKLEGTFRSLDETWRTAAHEKIRKMAVSLAESMEGSCDIQIVRGYPVLINEDRITAASRDYAREYLGDEQVVDLDIWMAAEDFASYSQVADACFYRLGVRNEPRGITSGLHTATFDADETALETGAGLMSYLALKTLGN; encoded by the coding sequence ATGCTTAAAGAAAGAATCCGGCAATTAGCCAGCGGAATAGCGGGAGAAGCCACTGCCAACAGGCGTCATCTTCATTCCCATCCAGAACTTTCGTACCGTGAGTACCAGACAGCGGCTTTTGTGGAAGAAAAGCTGCAGGCATTGGGTATTCCCTTCGAGAGGATGGCCGATACCGGTATTGTTGCTTTATTGCAGGGTGGTGCTGGTTCATCGGACAGGATAGTGGCCCTTCGGGCCGATATCGATGCCCTGCCCATTCAGGAATTAAATGAGGTACCGTATCGCTCACAGAATAATGGGGTGATGCATGCCTGCGGACATGATGTACATACTGCTTCATTGCTGGGTGTTGCCGGTATACTGAGCAGGATGAAAAATGAATTTTCAGGTACCGTAAAATTTATTTTTCAGCCAGCGGAAGAAGTGATTCCGGGTGGAGCCAGTCTGATGATCAAAGCCGGTGTACTGGAGAACCCCCGACCGCAGCAGATCCTTGGCCAGCATGTGATGCCTGAACTACCGGCAGGCAAGGTCGGATTCCGTTCTGGTTGTTACATGGCCAGCAACGATGAGATCTATATCACTGTAAAAGGAAAAGGAGGACATGGGGCAATGCCCAACCTGGGTATAGATCCGGTGGTAATAGCCTGCCATATGGTTATTGCGCTCCAGCAGATCGTTAGCCGCCGTGCCAATCCATTGTCGCCTTCCGTATTGTCGTTCGGCAAAATGATCGCGAGTGGCGCCAGCAACGTGATTCCAGATGAAGTGAAACTGGAAGGAACCTTCCGTTCACTGGATGAAACCTGGCGTACGGCTGCGCATGAGAAGATCCGCAAAATGGCTGTCTCCCTGGCGGAAAGCATGGAAGGCTCCTGCGATATTCAAATTGTACGTGGGTACCCGGTGCTGATTAACGAAGACAGGATCACCGCCGCCAGCAGGGATTATGCCCGCGAGTACCTGGGCGATGAACAGGTAGTGGATCTGGATATCTGGATGGCAGCAGAAGATTTTGCTTCCTATTCCCAGGTGGCGGATGCCTGCTTTTACCGGTTGGGCGTGCGTAATGAACCCCGGGGTATTACTTCAGGGCTTCATACGGCTACCTTTGATGCGGATGAAACTGCGCTGGAAACCGGCGCCGGACTGATGTCGTACCTCGCGTTGAAGACGTTGGGTAATTAA